One region of Limnospira fusiformis SAG 85.79 genomic DNA includes:
- a CDS encoding eCIS core domain-containing protein, producing the protein MSKIRTKAPQLSPTTNRVQTKKTLPRGRSSFTSETETATSETLTEGRSPFFSPPTPPEIQPQSYPVSGYQFNRVSILEYTPAKLQPKRLITPPEEEDREAETDIGGEEIAEMDELAPPSAPPPEENPPKPPDTQLQRQPKGGGSFVASSQIANRIIRRKGRGIPLPDPAREFMESRFENDFSGVRLHTDSEAVQLSHNLRAKAFTHENDIYFNAGQYNPNSVGGRRLLAHELTHTIQQTGARVQRKYKGDRPRKINRMQRKAIGRVQRSDEENVSINLKPLSSTISSLGSSPIQRSDEENVSINLKPLSATISSLGSSPIQRSDEENVSINLKPLSSTISSLGSSPIQRSDEENVSINLKAFSANSGGLSFQPQLIVGAPGDKYEREADHMADLVMSMNLPAISPPIQREEEETKSVVSPTIQRINSHRPRRRAAVPYSLLHSTEESEDEQNVNITLKSKKTKNNRRFKPKNKRGVPGAFAASQDIENKLKSKKGSGNPLPEETQEFMESRFGQDFSEVRIHTDGEAAEMNQNLEAKAFTHGQDIYFNTGEYQPDSESGKKLLAHELTHTIQQTKPKAKSKSRQELREKTPKLQRKPDFFGMGLKSKLEQKIKKEREEEQKKYEAEKEKEKAEKSEDVEAENADKKPEENQEQNQSKKPLKKINKKPKNSSRNNNYSPDEDVNNQTIVQQKKKENSPEKNEGKDENQDEGKDEGKNEEKDESQDEEQDEEQDDKGKEEKEKLEKDKKGVSDKWAKEIDSKKKEGGDFSEAHKTQQNTEKQADKTKQLLDAEDEEAAKSQGENLEKESDKTTESEQQKAGQEENKEEATQNKDLEEAKKIKAQGDAEAAQAEGEAEEKAEGEAEKQQKENSPEDGFLETLGTQEGLRDPGVVKAPDLSGKPAPRSPNADPAFQAAVTQTEHLAAEQSRHKPAQDKAREAQDASVDTEQQMREAEASQSEEASHKEVQAFNKEEFISNLLAILEQNKPESQKDVEGGKGASEATEDILEEIEHSKDDSGGELEESATREPAPELEEPKISIPTPDPMEETGEAPIPEAIDAEATVPKSQSEEDVEKPLEETQQALSELIPEKLQKKLIVGAAGDQYEQEADRMAEVVMKMPEGATESPEEEEIEGETEGVPVNTGMVQSPRTIQRKEEGFTAEKPTQEGQVLLDKNRVELYESESGINVSGAVEKAEENVEETGKKFREKEEGIQEETLDVQAGSVLDSQEQMFDSRSQEFINVANTQAESQHKDEKERARVTQEIQAIYDTTQVNVNGILERMDARVNAEFEATNKKARAAFEAKQQELFAQWKHDYYYRRNPLWLPWIEIKTGWAYVRVRFYLKRFFNSPLWAINKIFTGLPGEVNNIYAVAREVFIEEQKAGIYRIADIVEEELTNAKNAVQEGRDRVNDYVANLPDSLKAVGTEAADNVQAQFDSLESSISDRQNQLVDDLTKKYEASVQEIDKRIKELKDKNKSLIYKALAVIVKLAAWILRQVLRIVEPVIKMIPGVGNRAGDFLDALVDDPSGIMDALFSGVGEGFKNFGKNIVTHLKNAFFDWLLGMDMPIKFPDKFDLRGILDIILQVLGLNKDYILELASVELPDWASDILTTLIEEGPGGLKEFLTSVPENFPPLALSFFKAIVEFPSKGVMVLWDFIKSGLSTMKELFMNSIMFQVVIPQIVIAGIQWVLSLTNPASGVIKIAKAIVNLLIFFINNMQMIRNVLEALGEVMDAIISKIMSQIISRAVEAALVDILPLVLGLLASVLGLGSIPKKIEKVITKLRSPVDKVVGGVFSSIADVLKMLDPTTLIMDFVEDKLSSDDEKNQDKSGEKNLKKVNKKLKKKIRRNPKSKKVKKALKKYKKKYQLKSLEMEKDKKTLQGREYLIVGVAETNNKSKVQKKEASGNVENQTITPGMETALEKQQNQGEPLSTGVREPMESAFGFNFGRVRIHRDTESDRLSRSLNAKAFTTGRNIFFRQDTYAPHSSEGKKLLAHELTHVVQQSGEKPDIHRFFASDTYSREVIPVVQMSPTKIPTIQAKKDKKKKVKIKSKVKNNKLKMNVMIEEDNIFNQLKNALKNILSDLLNNDKNIENPEVMEEVKLSPTLISNVVEAIKTIINQNPEKTAVSNKLEEVRVKFALEVVKLVRAANIGDSFAYVISIRGQGKYLDAQKMQAFLKRLARQAGTPHDMGMEQTRGMKPKLPIDDRTMSSSRERGRSPVIPAKVESKELNGQPKPKFDITTKVKPINANSIEVIVRANPEAQNESQPVSKSPNS; encoded by the coding sequence ATGTCGAAAATTAGAACCAAAGCGCCACAACTATCACCCACAACCAACCGAGTCCAGACCAAGAAGACTTTACCGCGTGGGCGATCATCATTTACCTCTGAAACTGAAACCGCCACCAGCGAAACCTTGACCGAAGGGCGATCGCCGTTTTTTTCTCCCCCAACGCCACCAGAAATTCAACCCCAATCTTATCCGGTTTCTGGCTACCAATTTAACCGGGTTTCGATCCTGGAGTACACGCCAGCCAAACTGCAACCCAAACGGCTGATAACTCCCCCAGAAGAGGAAGACAGGGAAGCAGAAACCGATATCGGTGGAGAAGAGATAGCGGAAATGGACGAACTCGCGCCGCCGTCCGCCCCCCCACCGGAGGAAAACCCACCCAAACCGCCGGACACGCAACTACAACGTCAGCCAAAAGGAGGCGGTTCTTTTGTGGCTTCTTCTCAGATCGCCAATCGGATTATACGCCGCAAAGGTCGCGGCATTCCACTTCCAGACCCGGCCCGCGAGTTTATGGAGTCTCGGTTTGAAAATGATTTCAGTGGGGTTCGTCTTCACACGGATAGCGAGGCGGTTCAACTAAGTCATAATTTGAGGGCGAAAGCATTTACTCACGAAAATGATATCTATTTTAACGCGGGACAATATAACCCGAATTCGGTGGGAGGAAGGCGGTTATTAGCCCATGAATTAACCCATACAATTCAGCAAACAGGGGCGAGAGTTCAACGGAAATATAAAGGCGATCGCCCTCGAAAAATTAACCGAATGCAACGGAAGGCGATCGGCAGAGTTCAGCGTTCGGATGAAGAGAATGTTAGTATTAATTTAAAACCGCTATCGTCGACAATATCCTCTTTAGGTAGTTCTCCAATTCAGCGTTCGGATGAAGAGAATGTTAGTATTAATTTAAAACCACTATCGGCGACAATATCCTCTCTAGGTAGTTCTCCAATTCAGCGTTCGGATGAAGAGAATGTTAGTATTAATTTAAAACCGCTATCGTCGACAATATCCTCTCTGGGTAGTTCTCCAATTCAGCGTTCGGATGAAGAGAATGTTAGTATTAATTTAAAAGCCTTTTCTGCCAATTCTGGGGGGTTATCTTTTCAACCTCAACTGATAGTTGGCGCTCCTGGAGACAAATACGAACGAGAAGCAGATCACATGGCTGATCTGGTAATGTCGATGAATTTACCTGCTATATCCCCACCGATTCAACGGGAGGAAGAGGAGACAAAATCGGTAGTTTCTCCGACTATTCAACGCATCAATAGCCACCGTCCCCGTCGGCGTGCGGCTGTTCCCTATAGCCTTCTTCATTCTACGGAAGAAAGTGAGGATGAACAAAATGTTAATATTACGCTAAAATCTAAAAAGACTAAAAATAATCGTCGATTCAAACCGAAGAACAAACGCGGTGTGCCGGGTGCATTTGCAGCGAGTCAAGATATTGAAAATAAGCTAAAATCCAAAAAAGGAAGCGGCAATCCTCTACCAGAGGAAACGCAAGAGTTTATGGAATCGCGGTTTGGTCAGGATTTCTCAGAAGTGCGAATTCATACTGATGGGGAAGCGGCCGAGATGAATCAAAACCTGGAAGCTAAAGCATTTACTCACGGTCAAGATATTTATTTCAATACAGGGGAGTATCAGCCGGACTCGGAGAGTGGGAAAAAATTATTAGCCCATGAACTGACTCATACTATACAACAAACTAAGCCGAAAGCGAAGTCTAAATCGAGGCAAGAACTTCGGGAAAAAACACCAAAACTTCAGCGGAAACCCGATTTTTTTGGGATGGGTTTAAAATCCAAGCTGGAGCAAAAAATCAAGAAAGAACGAGAAGAAGAACAAAAAAAATACGAAGCGGAGAAAGAGAAAGAGAAAGCAGAAAAAAGTGAGGATGTAGAGGCAGAAAATGCCGACAAAAAACCGGAAGAAAATCAAGAGCAAAACCAGAGCAAAAAACCTCTTAAAAAAATTAATAAAAAGCCTAAAAATTCATCTCGAAATAATAATTATTCACCAGATGAAGATGTGAATAATCAGACGATAGTTCAACAGAAGAAAAAAGAAAATTCCCCAGAAAAAAATGAGGGTAAAGACGAGAATCAAGATGAAGGTAAAGATGAAGGTAAAAATGAGGAGAAAGATGAGAGTCAAGATGAAGAGCAAGATGAAGAGCAAGATGATAAAGGCAAAGAGGAAAAGGAGAAATTAGAAAAAGACAAAAAAGGTGTCAGTGACAAATGGGCAAAGGAAATAGACAGTAAGAAAAAGGAGGGCGGAGATTTTTCGGAAGCTCACAAGACCCAGCAAAACACGGAAAAACAAGCAGATAAAACCAAACAACTGCTGGACGCTGAGGATGAAGAAGCAGCGAAAAGTCAAGGAGAAAATTTAGAAAAAGAGTCGGATAAAACGACTGAATCAGAACAGCAAAAAGCGGGTCAAGAAGAAAATAAAGAAGAAGCGACTCAAAATAAAGATTTAGAAGAGGCGAAAAAAATCAAAGCACAAGGGGATGCTGAAGCTGCTCAAGCGGAGGGAGAAGCGGAAGAGAAAGCTGAGGGAGAAGCGGAAAAACAACAGAAAGAAAATAGTCCGGAAGATGGCTTTTTAGAAACGTTGGGAACTCAGGAAGGATTACGGGATCCTGGTGTTGTGAAAGCGCCAGATTTGAGTGGTAAACCTGCGCCGCGATCGCCTAATGCTGATCCGGCATTTCAAGCGGCAGTGACACAAACGGAACATCTAGCAGCGGAACAGAGTCGCCACAAACCAGCCCAGGATAAAGCGAGAGAGGCACAAGATGCCTCGGTAGATACTGAGCAGCAAATGCGAGAAGCCGAAGCCTCGCAGTCGGAAGAGGCTTCCCATAAAGAAGTACAAGCGTTTAATAAAGAAGAATTTATCAGTAATCTTCTGGCTATTTTAGAGCAAAATAAGCCGGAAAGCCAGAAAGATGTGGAAGGGGGAAAAGGTGCATCTGAAGCTACGGAAGATATCCTAGAAGAGATTGAACACAGTAAGGACGACTCAGGGGGTGAACTGGAAGAGTCAGCGACACGGGAGCCAGCACCGGAACTGGAGGAACCTAAGATTTCAATTCCCACGCCAGATCCAATGGAAGAAACCGGAGAAGCGCCGATTCCAGAAGCGATAGATGCGGAGGCGACTGTTCCGAAATCTCAGTCAGAAGAAGATGTTGAAAAGCCTTTGGAGGAAACTCAGCAGGCGTTAAGTGAATTAATTCCCGAGAAGCTACAGAAGAAGTTAATTGTTGGCGCAGCGGGTGATCAATACGAACAGGAAGCCGATCGCATGGCGGAAGTGGTGATGAAGATGCCAGAGGGGGCAACTGAATCGCCAGAAGAGGAGGAGATAGAAGGGGAAACTGAGGGGGTTCCGGTGAATACGGGGATGGTGCAATCCCCACGGACAATTCAACGGAAAGAAGAAGGATTTACGGCGGAAAAACCGACTCAAGAAGGGCAGGTACTTCTTGATAAAAATCGGGTGGAATTGTATGAATCGGAATCGGGAATAAATGTTTCGGGTGCGGTGGAAAAAGCCGAAGAAAATGTTGAGGAAACGGGGAAAAAATTTAGAGAAAAAGAAGAGGGGATTCAGGAAGAAACTCTTGATGTGCAGGCGGGGTCGGTTCTTGACTCTCAAGAACAAATGTTTGATAGCCGATCGCAGGAATTTATTAATGTCGCTAATACCCAAGCTGAATCCCAACATAAGGACGAAAAGGAACGGGCGAGAGTTACCCAAGAAATTCAGGCAATTTACGACACAACTCAAGTGAATGTTAATGGCATTCTGGAACGGATGGATGCTAGGGTTAATGCTGAATTTGAAGCCACCAATAAGAAAGCTAGGGCAGCATTTGAAGCGAAACAACAAGAATTATTTGCCCAGTGGAAACATGATTATTATTATAGGAGAAACCCGCTGTGGTTACCTTGGATAGAGATTAAAACGGGTTGGGCTTATGTGAGAGTTCGCTTTTATCTGAAAAGATTTTTTAATAGCCCGCTGTGGGCGATCAATAAAATTTTTACGGGACTCCCGGGCGAAGTGAATAATATTTATGCAGTGGCTCGGGAAGTATTTATTGAGGAACAGAAAGCGGGGATATATCGGATTGCGGATATTGTTGAAGAAGAATTGACGAATGCGAAAAATGCGGTGCAAGAAGGGCGCGATCGCGTCAATGATTATGTGGCTAATTTGCCGGACAGTTTGAAAGCAGTTGGCACGGAAGCGGCCGATAATGTGCAGGCACAATTTGATAGTTTGGAAAGCAGTATTAGTGATCGACAAAATCAACTGGTTGATGATTTAACTAAGAAATATGAAGCGAGTGTTCAGGAAATTGATAAACGTATTAAAGAGTTAAAAGACAAAAATAAAAGTTTGATTTATAAAGCCCTAGCAGTTATTGTCAAGCTGGCGGCGTGGATTCTGCGACAGGTTTTGCGAATTGTGGAGCCAGTCATTAAGATGATTCCGGGGGTGGGAAATCGAGCGGGGGATTTTTTGGATGCGCTTGTTGACGACCCCAGTGGCATTATGGATGCTCTATTTAGTGGGGTGGGTGAGGGATTTAAAAACTTTGGTAAAAATATTGTAACTCACCTGAAAAATGCTTTCTTTGATTGGCTATTGGGAATGGATATGCCGATCAAGTTTCCCGATAAGTTTGATTTGCGGGGAATTCTGGATATTATCCTGCAAGTTTTGGGTTTGAATAAAGATTATATTTTGGAACTGGCATCTGTGGAATTACCAGATTGGGCGAGCGATATTTTAACGACTCTGATTGAAGAAGGTCCGGGGGGGTTAAAAGAGTTTTTGACATCGGTACCGGAGAATTTTCCGCCTTTGGCGTTGAGCTTTTTTAAGGCGATCGTGGAGTTCCCCAGTAAAGGGGTGATGGTGTTGTGGGACTTTATTAAATCCGGTTTATCGACGATGAAAGAGCTGTTTATGAATAGCATCATGTTTCAGGTGGTGATTCCTCAAATTGTGATCGCGGGGATTCAATGGGTTTTGAGTTTGACTAACCCGGCTTCTGGAGTGATTAAAATTGCTAAAGCCATTGTTAATCTGCTGATATTTTTTATAAATAATATGCAGATGATCAGGAATGTCTTAGAAGCACTGGGTGAGGTGATGGATGCGATTATATCTAAAATTATGAGCCAAATTATTTCTCGGGCGGTTGAAGCGGCATTGGTGGACATTCTGCCCTTGGTTTTGGGGCTGTTAGCTAGTGTTTTGGGTTTAGGAAGTATTCCCAAGAAGATTGAGAAAGTTATTACTAAATTAAGATCTCCGGTTGATAAAGTTGTGGGCGGTGTTTTTTCGTCGATCGCTGATGTTTTGAAGATGCTCGATCCGACAACTTTGATCATGGACTTTGTGGAGGATAAACTATCTTCAGATGACGAAAAAAACCAGGATAAGTCTGGGGAAAAGAATCTGAAGAAAGTGAATAAAAAATTAAAAAAGAAAATCCGGAGAAACCCGAAATCAAAGAAAGTTAAAAAGGCGCTGAAAAAATATAAGAAGAAATATCAACTTAAATCCCTGGAAATGGAAAAAGATAAAAAGACCCTACAAGGCAGGGAATATCTGATTGTTGGTGTCGCTGAAACCAATAATAAAAGTAAAGTCCAGAAAAAAGAGGCATCAGGAAATGTTGAAAATCAGACAATAACGCCGGGAATGGAAACGGCTTTAGAAAAACAGCAAAACCAAGGAGAACCTCTATCCACTGGGGTTCGGGAACCGATGGAATCTGCTTTTGGGTTTAATTTTGGGCGGGTTCGCATTCACCGGGATACGGAAAGCGATCGCCTGAGTCGTTCTTTGAATGCTAAAGCGTTTACCACAGGAAGAAATATTTTCTTCCGTCAAGATACTTATGCTCCCCATAGTTCTGAGGGGAAAAAACTCCTAGCCCATGAACTGACCCATGTGGTGCAACAGTCGGGAGAAAAGCCTGATATTCACCGTTTCTTTGCATCAGATACCTACAGTCGAGAGGTGATTCCGGTGGTTCAGATGAGTCCCACGAAAATTCCGACAATTCAGGCGAAGAAAGACAAGAAGAAAAAGGTCAAAATTAAATCTAAGGTGAAAAATAATAAGTTAAAAATGAATGTAATGATTGAAGAAGATAATATTTTCAATCAACTTAAAAATGCACTTAAAAATATATTGTCAGACTTACTGAACAATGATAAAAATATAGAGAATCCAGAAGTGATGGAAGAGGTGAAATTGTCGCCGACATTAATCAGTAATGTAGTTGAGGCGATCAAGACGATTATCAATCAGAATCCTGAAAAAACAGCGGTGAGCAATAAACTGGAAGAGGTGCGAGTTAAATTTGCTCTGGAAGTGGTCAAACTTGTACGGGCTGCCAACATTGGGGATAGCTTTGCTTACGTTATTAGTATTCGGGGTCAGGGTAAATATTTAGATGCCCAAAAAATGCAGGCGTTTCTGAAGCGACTGGCTCGCCAGGCGGGTACACCTCATGATATGGGTATGGAGCAAACTAGAGGCATGAAACCTAAGTTGCCAATAGACGATCGCACTATGTCTTCTAGTAGAGAAAGGGGGCGATCGCCAGTTATCCCCGCCAAGGTTGAATCGAAGGAACTCAACGGTCAACCAAAACCCAAGTTTGACATTACCACAAAGGTCAAGCCAATCAACGCCAACAGTATCGAAGTGATCGTTAGGGCTAACCCAGAGGCACAAAATGAATCACAACCAGTCAGCAAATCCCCCAATTCCTAA
- a CDS encoding DEAD/DEAH box helicase gives MSQSFESLGISEQRARHLETLGFTEPTPVQVQAIPEMLSGRDVVGMAQTGTGKTAAFSLPILEQIDVHAAGIQALVLTPTRELAMQVKEAIRNFSDDNALYVLTVYGGQSIDRQIQRLRRGVQVVVGTPGRILDLLNRGELKLDLLRWLVLDEADEMLSMGFIQDVEKILESADSEHRQTAFFSATMDPSISKLVRRHLKSPVTVKVETPKATPKRIEQSVYMVPRGWSKARALEPILELEDPESAIIFVRTKQSAADLTNQLQAAGHSVDEYHGNLNQSQRERLLMRLRRRQVRWIVATDIAARGLDVDHLTHVINYDLPDQVESYVHRIGRTGRAGREGKAITLIQSIDRRKLRNIERHLRQTLSIQSVPKRAEIEARYIDRLKDRVRDALAGERMASFLPIVSQLSEEYDPHAIAAAALQLAYDQTRPASIGRDDYDDEDDAVSNKPKLVKRRRPASVSNNS, from the coding sequence ATGAGTCAATCCTTTGAAAGCTTAGGTATTTCCGAACAACGCGCTCGCCATTTAGAAACACTGGGTTTCACAGAACCCACCCCGGTTCAAGTCCAAGCTATACCCGAAATGCTATCCGGTCGGGATGTTGTGGGTATGGCACAGACGGGAACTGGTAAGACTGCTGCCTTTTCGCTGCCCATTCTCGAACAGATTGACGTTCATGCCGCTGGTATTCAAGCCCTGGTTTTGACTCCCACGCGGGAACTGGCGATGCAGGTCAAGGAAGCTATCCGCAATTTTAGTGATGATAATGCTCTCTATGTGCTGACAGTTTATGGCGGTCAGTCCATTGACCGACAAATTCAGCGACTGCGACGGGGAGTTCAGGTTGTAGTGGGAACCCCAGGCCGTATCCTAGACCTACTCAACCGAGGTGAACTGAAACTAGATTTACTGCGTTGGTTGGTGTTGGATGAAGCAGACGAAATGCTGAGTATGGGCTTTATCCAAGATGTAGAAAAAATCTTAGAGTCCGCCGACTCTGAACATCGTCAGACGGCTTTCTTCTCAGCAACGATGGACCCTTCCATCTCGAAGTTGGTGCGGCGACACCTCAAGTCCCCTGTGACTGTGAAGGTGGAAACTCCCAAGGCTACCCCCAAACGGATCGAACAGTCTGTTTATATGGTTCCTCGTGGATGGTCTAAAGCCCGCGCCCTGGAACCGATTTTAGAACTCGAAGATCCTGAATCGGCGATTATTTTTGTGCGAACCAAACAATCTGCGGCTGATTTGACTAATCAATTGCAGGCGGCAGGTCATAGTGTTGATGAGTATCATGGTAATCTGAATCAGTCTCAACGGGAGCGACTGTTGATGCGTCTGCGCCGCCGTCAGGTGCGTTGGATTGTGGCTACTGATATCGCAGCCCGGGGTCTGGATGTGGATCACCTTACCCATGTGATTAACTATGATCTTCCTGATCAAGTCGAGAGTTATGTTCACCGCATTGGGCGTACAGGTCGCGCCGGTCGGGAAGGAAAGGCAATTACTCTAATTCAGTCTATCGATCGCCGTAAGTTGCGAAATATTGAACGTCACCTGCGCCAAACTTTAAGCATTCAGTCAGTCCCCAAACGGGCGGAAATTGAGGCTCGTTATATTGACCGACTCAAAGACCGGGTGCGGGATGCTTTGGCTGGGGAACGTATGGCTTCATTCTTGCCTATTGTCTCTCAATTAAGCGAGGAATATGATCCCCATGCGATCGCAGCCGCAGCTTTGCAACTTGCTTATGATCAAACTCGTCCGGCTAGTATCGGAAGGGATGATTATGACGATGAAGACGATGCTGTTTCCAACAAACCTAAGCTAGTTAAACGCCGCCGCCCAGCTTCTGTTTCTAACAACAGTTAG
- the crtB gene encoding 15-cis-phytoene synthase CrtB has product MLQLSKSPCMRTPATRSDSYELCRQITAQYAKTFYLGTQLMPQAKRQAIWAIYVWCRRTDELVDGPMASSTTLETLDRWEEQLELIFAGHPIDPVDVALVDTLGRFSLDIQPFRDMIAGQRMDLSRNRYNTFDDLNLYCYRVAGTVGLMSLAVMGTAQPDLSVPWNRDQSIYYPKEEAIALGIANQLTNILRDVGEDARRGRIYLPLDDLALFNYTEADLFNGIVDERWRELMRFQIQRARKFYTLAEEGIAALHPDIRWPVWTALMLYRQILDEIERNEYDVFNQRAYVPTWKKMMCLPVAQLRARVL; this is encoded by the coding sequence ATGCTGCAACTCTCTAAATCCCCCTGCATGAGAACTCCGGCAACCCGGTCAGATTCCTATGAACTCTGTCGCCAAATTACCGCACAGTATGCTAAGACGTTTTACTTGGGTACTCAATTGATGCCACAAGCCAAGCGTCAGGCTATTTGGGCTATTTATGTTTGGTGTCGCCGCACCGATGAATTGGTAGATGGTCCGATGGCAAGTTCTACTACTCTGGAAACTCTCGACCGCTGGGAAGAACAACTAGAATTGATTTTCGCTGGACATCCTATTGATCCGGTTGATGTGGCTTTGGTTGATACCCTCGGTCGCTTTTCCCTCGATATTCAACCCTTCCGAGATATGATCGCCGGTCAACGTATGGACCTGTCCCGGAATCGCTACAACACCTTTGATGACTTGAATTTGTATTGCTATCGGGTGGCGGGGACGGTGGGGTTGATGTCTTTAGCGGTTATGGGTACCGCTCAACCTGATCTCAGTGTTCCCTGGAATCGTGACCAGTCTATTTATTATCCTAAAGAAGAGGCGATCGCTCTCGGTATTGCTAACCAGCTTACTAATATTCTCCGAGATGTGGGGGAAGATGCTCGACGGGGTAGGATTTATTTGCCTTTGGATGACCTGGCTCTGTTTAACTATACCGAAGCGGATTTATTTAATGGCATAGTAGATGAACGCTGGCGTGAGTTGATGCGCTTCCAAATACAGCGCGCTCGTAAGTTCTATACCCTCGCCGAAGAAGGTATCGCCGCCCTTCATCCTGATATCCGCTGGCCAGTTTGGACGGCCTTAATGCTCTATAGACAAATATTAGACGAAATTGAACGCAACGAATATGATGTCTTTAACCAACGTGCCTATGTCCCTACCTGGAAAAAAATGATGTGTCTCCCTGTGGCTCAGTTGAGGGCTAGGGTTCTTTGA
- the pds gene encoding 15-cis-phytoene desaturase — translation MRVAIAGAGLAGLSCAKYLTDMGYTPIVLERRDVLGGKVAAWKDEDGDWYETGLHIFFGAYPNMLQLFKELDIEDRLQWKEHTMIFNQPDQPGTYSRFDFPDIPAPVNGIVAILRNNDMLTWPEKIRFGLGLIPAMIQGQNYVEQMDKYSFSEWLKQQNVPPRVETEVFIAMSKALNFIGPEEISSTVILTALNRFLQEKNGSKMAFLDGSPTERLCQPLVDYITERGGQVRLNAPIQEFLVDESGCVEGFLIPGRNGAPEEVLTADVYVSAMPVDPLKLMLPKPWQELDYFKQLQGLEGVPVINVHLWFDRKLTDIDHLLFSRSPLLSVYADMSNTCKEYANPDRSMLELVLAPAADWIGNSDADIVAATMAELEKLFPQHFPSPAKLLKYHVVKTPRSVYKATPGRQACRPSQKTPIPNFYLSGDYTMQRYLASMEGAVLSGKLTAQAIQQDLRTSQVP, via the coding sequence ATGCGAGTTGCGATCGCGGGAGCGGGTTTGGCTGGCCTAAGTTGTGCCAAATACCTAACCGATATGGGTTATACCCCCATTGTCTTGGAAAGACGAGATGTTCTCGGTGGCAAAGTGGCCGCTTGGAAAGATGAGGACGGGGATTGGTACGAAACTGGACTACATATCTTTTTTGGAGCCTATCCTAATATGCTCCAATTGTTCAAAGAGTTGGACATTGAGGATCGGTTGCAGTGGAAAGAACACACCATGATCTTTAACCAACCAGATCAGCCCGGAACCTACTCTCGGTTCGATTTTCCCGATATTCCAGCCCCCGTTAATGGCATAGTCGCTATTCTTCGCAATAATGATATGCTCACCTGGCCGGAAAAAATTAGGTTTGGCTTGGGACTAATTCCCGCCATGATTCAAGGCCAAAACTATGTCGAACAGATGGATAAATATTCCTTCTCCGAATGGCTTAAACAACAAAATGTTCCCCCCAGGGTGGAAACAGAGGTGTTTATTGCTATGTCTAAGGCTCTCAATTTTATCGGGCCAGAAGAAATATCCTCCACTGTCATTCTAACCGCCCTTAACCGCTTCCTCCAAGAAAAAAATGGCTCGAAAATGGCTTTTCTTGATGGGTCGCCAACGGAAAGATTGTGTCAGCCTCTGGTAGACTATATTACGGAACGAGGCGGACAGGTGCGATTAAATGCTCCGATTCAGGAGTTTTTAGTGGATGAGTCCGGCTGTGTTGAGGGGTTCCTGATTCCGGGGCGAAATGGTGCGCCGGAAGAAGTGCTAACGGCTGATGTCTATGTCTCGGCTATGCCTGTTGACCCGCTCAAGTTGATGTTGCCTAAACCTTGGCAGGAGCTTGATTATTTTAAGCAACTTCAGGGATTGGAAGGGGTTCCCGTGATTAATGTTCATTTGTGGTTCGATCGCAAGTTGACTGATATTGATCACCTGCTGTTTTCCCGATCACCTTTGCTCAGTGTCTATGCGGACATGAGCAATACCTGTAAGGAATATGCTAACCCCGATCGCTCAATGTTAGAGTTGGTTTTGGCTCCCGCTGCTGATTGGATTGGTAACTCAGATGCGGATATTGTGGCCGCTACTATGGCTGAACTGGAAAAGCTATTTCCTCAACATTTCCCATCACCTGCTAAGTTGCTCAAATATCATGTGGTGAAAACGCCGCGATCGGTTTATAAAGCTACTCCTGGCCGCCAGGCTTGCCGCCCAAGTCAAAAAACACCTATCCCTAATTTTTATCTGAGTGGGGATTACACCATGCAACGCTATCTCGCTAGTATGGAAGGTGCTGTGCTTTCTGGTAAGCTGACAGCACAGGCCATTCAACAAGACTTGAGGACTAGCCAAGTCCCCTAA